The following proteins are encoded in a genomic region of Bacillus methanolicus MGA3:
- the pfkA gene encoding 6-phosphofructokinase, with product MNKIAVLTSGGDAPGMNAAIRAVVRRGIFKGLDVYGVKNGYKGLMNGNFVSMNLGSVGDIIHRGGTILQTTRCKEFKTAEGQQQALAQLKKEGIDGLIVIGGDGTFEGARKLTAQEFPTIGIPATIDNDIAGTEYTIGFDTAVNTAVEAIDKIRDTAASHDRIYVVEVMGRNAGDIALWAGMCAGAESIIIPEADHDVEDVIDRIKQGYQRGKTHSIIVVAEGAFNGVGAIEIGRAIKEKTGFDTKVTILGHIQRGGSPSAYDRMMSSQMGAKAVDLLVEGKKGLMVGLKNGQLIHTPFEEAAKDKHTVDLSIYHLARSLSL from the coding sequence ATGAATAAGATTGCAGTATTAACTAGCGGCGGGGATGCACCAGGAATGAACGCTGCTATTCGTGCGGTCGTTCGAAGAGGAATCTTTAAAGGACTAGATGTTTATGGTGTAAAAAATGGCTACAAAGGTTTAATGAATGGGAATTTTGTTTCAATGAACCTCGGAAGTGTGGGTGATATTATTCACCGAGGAGGCACTATCTTACAAACTACACGCTGTAAAGAGTTTAAGACAGCTGAAGGGCAACAACAGGCTTTAGCACAGCTAAAAAAAGAAGGCATTGATGGCTTAATCGTGATTGGTGGAGATGGCACTTTTGAAGGTGCGAGAAAATTAACTGCCCAAGAGTTTCCAACTATTGGTATTCCGGCAACCATTGACAATGACATTGCAGGGACGGAATATACAATTGGATTTGATACTGCTGTGAACACAGCAGTGGAAGCAATTGATAAAATTCGTGATACGGCAGCCTCTCATGATCGTATCTATGTCGTTGAAGTAATGGGCCGCAATGCAGGAGACATCGCTCTATGGGCAGGAATGTGTGCGGGAGCAGAATCAATTATTATCCCAGAAGCCGACCATGATGTGGAAGATGTAATTGATCGTATTAAACAAGGATATCAGCGAGGAAAAACGCACAGTATTATTGTGGTTGCAGAAGGGGCATTTAATGGAGTAGGAGCAATAGAAATTGGTAGAGCAATTAAAGAGAAAACAGGATTTGACACAAAGGTAACCATACTTGGGCATATTCAACGTGGGGGATCTCCTAGCGCTTACGACCGAATGATGAGCAGTCAGATGGGTGCAAAAGCCGTGGATTTGCTGGTTGAAGGCAAAAAAGGTCTGATGGTAGGATTAAAAAATGGTCAACTGATTCATACACCTTTTGAGGAAG